One window from the genome of Oryza glaberrima chromosome 3, OglaRS2, whole genome shotgun sequence encodes:
- the LOC127767384 gene encoding uncharacterized protein LOC127767384 isoform X1, with protein MLFPLCSRQPLFPSLSSIALLSPTLPSTLPNFHLHFLHQRLFCSVRGILCQKHLSASMATSWSVAFTIFFSCILLLETISSSVASLDCSYGSAQVKILSSSVVSEQQNVYLFLKPFQSTRSCSARRLAGEFVNGVVVPNLRLNVTGVVVTANERQLGALRCTLESVQAELAVAGLGRSVKVSPELSLPSLRAMAKCRRRGEKHWRRVMEFVRRSGSFVVVEMGAEEKADLAVADVAAAFEEGVGVAFRISGRAARSAAEMARLIGDADKGRRWTGVLAEVASPSPRRELAAAARTTARDVFAPVTNPTTTPATNPVTVPATNPAMNPVTPGIVTVPSTNPATGYSNNPNLPPLYPEPTPVTMPDPTTTTTPTPFMNPVTAPTMPSPVTNPATTPAVTNPTTMPYPYPPQQGGVMPTTPTYQPPATMPAAGGQTWCVAKAGLMDAALQSGLDYACGMGGADCTAIQPMGACYNPNTLQAHASYAFNSYFQRNPSPASCDFGGAGMLVNINPSSGTCLFQASSAGYGAGYSPGVTGTVPVGGGAGAGAGVGVGVTPMGPAVGGTGGAGVTPMGPAVGGGSGSTVLNANSPGGNSMYGSDSNPTSLTGAAAAALSSGWVLCLVWIFTFAYVKEKV; from the exons ATGCTTTTTCCACTTTGCAGCAGACAACCTTTGTTTCCCTCCTTAAGTTCCATTGCCCTCCTTTCTCCTACTCTTCCTTCCACACTGCCCAATTTCCATCTCCATTTCCTTCATCAGAGGTTGTTCTGCTCAGTCAGAGGCATCCTTTGCCAAAAACATTTATCTGCTTCAATGGCAACTTCTTGGTCTGTTGCTTTCACTATCTTCTTCTCCTGTATTCTCCTGCTTGAAACCATCTCTTCTTCAG TAGCATCTCTTGATTGCTCATATGGTTCAGCTCAAGTGAAGATACTGTCCAGCTCGGTGGTCAGTGAGCAGCAAAATGTGTACCTCTTCTTGAAGCCGTTTCAGAGCACGAGATCATGCAGCGCGAGGCGGCTCGCCGGCGAATTCGTCAATGGCGTCGTCGTGCCCAACCTGCGGCTCAACGTCACCGGCGTCGTGGTCACGGCCAACGAGCGGCAGCTCGGCGCGCTGCGCTGCACGCTGGAGTCGGTTCAggcggagctcgccgtcgccggattGGGTCGGAGCGTCAAGGTCTCGCCGGAGCTCTCGCTGCCTTCTCTGCGAGCCATGGCgaagtgccgccgccgcggcgagaagCATTGGCGCAGGGTCATGGAGTTCGTGAGGAGGTCAGGCTCGTTTGTCGTGGTGGAGATGGGTGCAGAAGAGAAGGcagacctcgccgtcgccgatgtcgccgccgcgttcgaggagggcgtcggcgtgGCGTTCCGTATCAGCGGCCGCGCGGCTCGGAGCGCGGCGGAAATGGCGAGGCTGATCGGCGATGCGGataaggggaggaggtggacggGTGTTCTTGCGGAGGTTGCGTCTCCCTCTCCCCGGCGGGAGCTAGCCGCGGCGGCAAGGACGACGGCGCGCGACGTGTTCGCGCCGGTGACTaacccgacgacgacgccggcgacgaaccCGGTGACGGTGCCCGCGACGAACCCGGCGATGAACCCGGTGACGCCGGGCATCGTCACCGTGCCGTCGACCAACCCGGCCACGGGATACTCCAACAACCCCAACCTCCCACCGCTGTACCCGGAGCCGACGCCGGTGACGATGCCcgacccgacgacgacgacgacgccgacgccattCATGAACCCGGTCACCGCGCCGACCATGCCATCCCCGGTGACCAACCCCGCCACGACGCCGGCCGTCACAAACCCAACGACGATGCCTTACCCGTACCCGCCGCAGCAAGGCGGCGTCATGCCGACGACTCCGACGTaccagccgccggcgacgatgccggcggcgggcgggcagaCGTGGTGCGTGGCGAAGGCGGGGCTGATGGACGCGGCGCTGCAGAGCGGGCTGGACTACGCGTGCGGCATGGGCGGGGCCGACTGCACGGCGATCCAGCCCATGGGGGCCTGCTACAACCCAAACACCCTGCAGGCCCACGCCTCCTACGCCTTCAACTCCTACTTCCAGAGGAAcccctcgccggcgagctgcgacttcggcggcgccggcatgcTCGTCAACATCAACCCAA GTTCAGGAACTTGCTTGTTTCAGGCATCATCAGCAGG CTACGGCGCGGGATACAGCCCGGGGGTGACGGGGACAGtgccggtgggcggcggcgcgggcgccggcgccggggtcggcgtcggcgtgacGCCGATGggaccggcggtgggcggcaccGGAGGCGCCGGAGTGACGCCGATGggaccggcggtgggcggcggatcgGGGTCGACGGTGCTCAACGCCAATAGCCCCGGCGGGAACTCGATGTACGGCTCCGACAGTAACCCGACGagcctcaccggcgccgccgccgccgcgctgtcaTCCGGCTGGGTCCTGTGCCTTGTCTGGATATTCACCTTTGCATATGTCAAGGAGAAAGTGTAG
- the LOC127767384 gene encoding uncharacterized protein LOC127767384 isoform X3: MATSWSVAFTIFFSCILLLETISSSVASLDCSYGSAQVKILSSSVVSEQQNVYLFLKPFQSTRSCSARRLAGEFVNGVVVPNLRLNVTGVVVTANERQLGALRCTLESVQAELAVAGLGRSVKVSPELSLPSLRAMAKCRRRGEKHWRRVMEFVRRSGSFVVVEMGAEEKADLAVADVAAAFEEGVGVAFRISGRAARSAAEMARLIGDADKGRRWTGVLAEVASPSPRRELAAAARTTARDVFAPVTNPTTTPATNPVTVPATNPAMNPVTPGIVTVPSTNPATGYSNNPNLPPLYPEPTPVTMPDPTTTTTPTPFMNPVTAPTMPSPVTNPATTPAVTNPTTMPYPYPPQQGGVMPTTPTYQPPATMPAAGGQTWCVAKAGLMDAALQSGLDYACGMGGADCTAIQPMGACYNPNTLQAHASYAFNSYFQRNPSPASCDFGGAGMLVNINPSSGTCLFQASSAGRLQLRRGIQPGGDGDSAGGRRRGRRRRGRRRRDADGTGGGRHRRRRSDADGTGGGRRIGVDGAQRQ; the protein is encoded by the exons ATGGCAACTTCTTGGTCTGTTGCTTTCACTATCTTCTTCTCCTGTATTCTCCTGCTTGAAACCATCTCTTCTTCAG TAGCATCTCTTGATTGCTCATATGGTTCAGCTCAAGTGAAGATACTGTCCAGCTCGGTGGTCAGTGAGCAGCAAAATGTGTACCTCTTCTTGAAGCCGTTTCAGAGCACGAGATCATGCAGCGCGAGGCGGCTCGCCGGCGAATTCGTCAATGGCGTCGTCGTGCCCAACCTGCGGCTCAACGTCACCGGCGTCGTGGTCACGGCCAACGAGCGGCAGCTCGGCGCGCTGCGCTGCACGCTGGAGTCGGTTCAggcggagctcgccgtcgccggattGGGTCGGAGCGTCAAGGTCTCGCCGGAGCTCTCGCTGCCTTCTCTGCGAGCCATGGCgaagtgccgccgccgcggcgagaagCATTGGCGCAGGGTCATGGAGTTCGTGAGGAGGTCAGGCTCGTTTGTCGTGGTGGAGATGGGTGCAGAAGAGAAGGcagacctcgccgtcgccgatgtcgccgccgcgttcgaggagggcgtcggcgtgGCGTTCCGTATCAGCGGCCGCGCGGCTCGGAGCGCGGCGGAAATGGCGAGGCTGATCGGCGATGCGGataaggggaggaggtggacggGTGTTCTTGCGGAGGTTGCGTCTCCCTCTCCCCGGCGGGAGCTAGCCGCGGCGGCAAGGACGACGGCGCGCGACGTGTTCGCGCCGGTGACTaacccgacgacgacgccggcgacgaaccCGGTGACGGTGCCCGCGACGAACCCGGCGATGAACCCGGTGACGCCGGGCATCGTCACCGTGCCGTCGACCAACCCGGCCACGGGATACTCCAACAACCCCAACCTCCCACCGCTGTACCCGGAGCCGACGCCGGTGACGATGCCcgacccgacgacgacgacgacgccgacgccattCATGAACCCGGTCACCGCGCCGACCATGCCATCCCCGGTGACCAACCCCGCCACGACGCCGGCCGTCACAAACCCAACGACGATGCCTTACCCGTACCCGCCGCAGCAAGGCGGCGTCATGCCGACGACTCCGACGTaccagccgccggcgacgatgccggcggcgggcgggcagaCGTGGTGCGTGGCGAAGGCGGGGCTGATGGACGCGGCGCTGCAGAGCGGGCTGGACTACGCGTGCGGCATGGGCGGGGCCGACTGCACGGCGATCCAGCCCATGGGGGCCTGCTACAACCCAAACACCCTGCAGGCCCACGCCTCCTACGCCTTCAACTCCTACTTCCAGAGGAAcccctcgccggcgagctgcgacttcggcggcgccggcatgcTCGTCAACATCAACCCAA GTTCAGGAACTTGCTTGTTTCAGGCATCATCAGCAGG ACGTTTGCAGCTACGGCGCGGGATACAGCCCGGGGGTGACGGGGACAGtgccggtgggcggcggcgcgggcgccggcgccggggtcggcgtcggcgtgacGCCGATGggaccggcggtgggcggcaccGGAGGCGCCGGAGTGACGCCGATGggaccggcggtgggcggcggatcgGGGTCGACGGTGCTCAACGCCAATAG
- the LOC127767384 gene encoding uncharacterized protein LOC127767384 isoform X2, with translation MATSWSVAFTIFFSCILLLETISSSASLDCSYGSAQVKILSSSVVSEQQNVYLFLKPFQSTRSCSARRLAGEFVNGVVVPNLRLNVTGVVVTANERQLGALRCTLESVQAELAVAGLGRSVKVSPELSLPSLRAMAKCRRRGEKHWRRVMEFVRRSGSFVVVEMGAEEKADLAVADVAAAFEEGVGVAFRISGRAARSAAEMARLIGDADKGRRWTGVLAEVASPSPRRELAAAARTTARDVFAPVTNPTTTPATNPVTVPATNPAMNPVTPGIVTVPSTNPATGYSNNPNLPPLYPEPTPVTMPDPTTTTTPTPFMNPVTAPTMPSPVTNPATTPAVTNPTTMPYPYPPQQGGVMPTTPTYQPPATMPAAGGQTWCVAKAGLMDAALQSGLDYACGMGGADCTAIQPMGACYNPNTLQAHASYAFNSYFQRNPSPASCDFGGAGMLVNINPSSGTCLFQASSAGYGAGYSPGVTGTVPVGGGAGAGAGVGVGVTPMGPAVGGTGGAGVTPMGPAVGGGSGSTVLNANSPGGNSMYGSDSNPTSLTGAAAAALSSGWVLCLVWIFTFAYVKEKV, from the exons ATGGCAACTTCTTGGTCTGTTGCTTTCACTATCTTCTTCTCCTGTATTCTCCTGCTTGAAACCATCTCTTCTTCAG CATCTCTTGATTGCTCATATGGTTCAGCTCAAGTGAAGATACTGTCCAGCTCGGTGGTCAGTGAGCAGCAAAATGTGTACCTCTTCTTGAAGCCGTTTCAGAGCACGAGATCATGCAGCGCGAGGCGGCTCGCCGGCGAATTCGTCAATGGCGTCGTCGTGCCCAACCTGCGGCTCAACGTCACCGGCGTCGTGGTCACGGCCAACGAGCGGCAGCTCGGCGCGCTGCGCTGCACGCTGGAGTCGGTTCAggcggagctcgccgtcgccggattGGGTCGGAGCGTCAAGGTCTCGCCGGAGCTCTCGCTGCCTTCTCTGCGAGCCATGGCgaagtgccgccgccgcggcgagaagCATTGGCGCAGGGTCATGGAGTTCGTGAGGAGGTCAGGCTCGTTTGTCGTGGTGGAGATGGGTGCAGAAGAGAAGGcagacctcgccgtcgccgatgtcgccgccgcgttcgaggagggcgtcggcgtgGCGTTCCGTATCAGCGGCCGCGCGGCTCGGAGCGCGGCGGAAATGGCGAGGCTGATCGGCGATGCGGataaggggaggaggtggacggGTGTTCTTGCGGAGGTTGCGTCTCCCTCTCCCCGGCGGGAGCTAGCCGCGGCGGCAAGGACGACGGCGCGCGACGTGTTCGCGCCGGTGACTaacccgacgacgacgccggcgacgaaccCGGTGACGGTGCCCGCGACGAACCCGGCGATGAACCCGGTGACGCCGGGCATCGTCACCGTGCCGTCGACCAACCCGGCCACGGGATACTCCAACAACCCCAACCTCCCACCGCTGTACCCGGAGCCGACGCCGGTGACGATGCCcgacccgacgacgacgacgacgccgacgccattCATGAACCCGGTCACCGCGCCGACCATGCCATCCCCGGTGACCAACCCCGCCACGACGCCGGCCGTCACAAACCCAACGACGATGCCTTACCCGTACCCGCCGCAGCAAGGCGGCGTCATGCCGACGACTCCGACGTaccagccgccggcgacgatgccggcggcgggcgggcagaCGTGGTGCGTGGCGAAGGCGGGGCTGATGGACGCGGCGCTGCAGAGCGGGCTGGACTACGCGTGCGGCATGGGCGGGGCCGACTGCACGGCGATCCAGCCCATGGGGGCCTGCTACAACCCAAACACCCTGCAGGCCCACGCCTCCTACGCCTTCAACTCCTACTTCCAGAGGAAcccctcgccggcgagctgcgacttcggcggcgccggcatgcTCGTCAACATCAACCCAA GTTCAGGAACTTGCTTGTTTCAGGCATCATCAGCAGG CTACGGCGCGGGATACAGCCCGGGGGTGACGGGGACAGtgccggtgggcggcggcgcgggcgccggcgccggggtcggcgtcggcgtgacGCCGATGggaccggcggtgggcggcaccGGAGGCGCCGGAGTGACGCCGATGggaccggcggtgggcggcggatcgGGGTCGACGGTGCTCAACGCCAATAGCCCCGGCGGGAACTCGATGTACGGCTCCGACAGTAACCCGACGagcctcaccggcgccgccgccgccgcgctgtcaTCCGGCTGGGTCCTGTGCCTTGTCTGGATATTCACCTTTGCATATGTCAAGGAGAAAGTGTAG
- the LOC127767386 gene encoding probable RNA 3'-terminal phosphate cyclase-like protein, translating into MGRDKARRLSGSRHFRQRVVLATLTSTAITIDDIRSGGAAPGLRPHEVSLLHLLHKISDHHSLDLNETGTKLRYKPGVIVGGRDLEHDCGVHRGIGYFLEPLILLGLFARAPISIRLKGITNDTKDPSVDTFRMVTLHMLKQFGVPLEGLELKIESRGAPPLGGGEVFLRVPNINSTLKAANWADEGMVKRIRGVSFSTRVSPQIENRIIYAARGIFNRFIPDVHIFTDHRSGSAGGRSAGYGVSVVAETTTGCLLSADATVSYPNVDEMNEESENLELTSPEDLGVQVASMLLEEVAQGGVVDSAHQGLLFILCALSPPDVSKVRVGQLTPYAIETLRNIRDFLDVKFIIKPDPNSNTVTLKCVGAGVKNLARKTS; encoded by the exons ATGGGGCGGGACAAAGCGCGGAGGCTCTCTGGCAGCCGCCACTTCCGGCAGAGGGTGGTGCTGGCGACGCTGACGTCGACCGCCATCACCATCGACGACAtccgctccggcggcgccgcgccgggcCTCCGCCCCCACGAGgtctccctcctccacctcctccacaaGATCTCCGACCACCACTCCCTCGACCTCAACGAGACAG GGACGAAGCTGAGGTACAAGCCGGGGGTGATCGTCGGCGGGAGGGACCTCGAGCACGACTGCGGGGTGCACCGGGGGATCGGCTACTTCCTTGAGCCGCTTATACTGCTTGGGCTCTTCGCCAGGGCGCCCATCTCCATTCGGCTCAAAG GAATTACTAATGATACAAAGGACCCTTCTGTGGATACTTTCCGAATGGTTACCTTGCATATGCTCAAACAATTCGGTGTTCCTCTGGAGGGATTGGAGTTAAAGATTGAAAGCCGGGGAGCTCCTCCTCTTGGTGGTGGTGAAGTGTTTCTTCGAGTTCCCAACATAAATAGCACATTAAAG GCAGCTAACTGGGCTGATGAAGGTATGGTCAAGAGGATAAGAGGTGTATCATTTTCAACTAGAGTATCTCCACAAATTGAAAACCGCATCATTTATGCTGCACGTGGGATCTTCAATCGCTTTATTCCGGATGTTCATATATTCACTGATCATAGATCTGGTTCTGCTGGTGgcag GTCAGCAGGCTATGGCGTATCTGTAGTTGCTGAGACTACCACAGGCTGCCTGCTCTCTGCAGATGCTACTGTAAGTTATCCTAATGTTGATGAAATGAATGAGGAATCTGAGAATTTGGAGCTAACATCTCCAGAGGATCTTGGTGTTCAAGTTGCATCGATGTTGCTAGAAGAAGTTGCTCAAGGGGGAGTTGTTGACTCAGCACATCAG GGCCTTCTGTTTATTCTATGTGCTCTAAGCCCACCTGATGTGTCAAAGGTTCGTGTTGGTCAGTTGACACCATACGCTATCGAAACACTTCGCAACATACGGGATTTCCTTGATGTCAAGTTCATTATCAAGCCTGATCCAAATTCAAATACTGTTACATTGAAATGTGTTGGTGCTGGAGTGAAGAATCTTGCTCGGAAGACTTCGTGA
- the LOC127766201 gene encoding probable polygalacturonase, translating into MRRSASLLRVLLVFITMVGTQWSNVSSTYCKDMASSVYRPHSVTITEFGAVGDGVTLNTKAFQNAIFYLNSFADKGGAQLFVPAGRWLTGSFSLISHLTLSLDKDAEIIGSPDSSDWPVIDPLPSYGRGRELPGKRHQSLIFGTNLTDVIITGANGTIDGQGAIWWDWFHSNTLNYTRPHLVELMYSTDVVISNLTFKNSPFWNIHPVYCSQVLVQHVTILAPLNSPNTDGIDPDSSTNVCIDHCYVRNGDDVIVIKSGWDEYGISFARPSTNISISNITGETRGGAGIAFGSEMSGGISEVRAEGLRIVNSMHGIRIKTAPGRGGYVKNVYISDVSMDNVSMAIRITGNFGEHPDDKYDRNALPMISNITIENVVGVNVGVAGILEGIEGDNFSSICLSNVSLSVQSMHPWNCSLIEGYSNSVIPESCEQLRTDCGQTPICYDGGSSSAIHAQAARHRLSSASRLLNPLLKLAML; encoded by the exons ATGAGGAGATCTGCATCT CTACTCCGAGTCCTTTTGGTTTTCATAACCATGGTTGGTACTCAATGGTCCAATGTATCCAGTACATACTGCAAGGACATGGCATCAAGCGTATATCGACCCCACAGTGTCACAATAACTGAATTTGGTGCTGTTGGGGATGGTGTGACTCTCAATACCAAAGCATTCCAGAACGCAATCTTCTACCTCAATTCATTTGCAGACAAGGGTGGCGCACAGCTCTTCGTGCCTGCGGGAAGGTGGCTGACAGGGAGTTTTAGTCTTATCAGCCATCTCACTTTGTCACTGGATAAGGATGCAGAAATAATTGGATCTCCG GATTCATCCGATTGGCCAGTCATTGATCCTCTTCCATCCTATGGGCGAGGTAGAGAGCTCCCTGGAAAAAGACATCAGAGTCTAATTTTTGGAACTAATCTAACAGATGTAATAATTACTG GCGCTAATGGTACCATTGATGGCCAGGGAGCCATTTGGTGGGATTGGTTCCACAGCAACACACTGAATTATACTAGGCCACATCTTGTTGAGTTGATGTACTCCACCGATGTTGTTATATCCAATTTAACCTTCAAGAACTCACCGTTTTGGAATATCCATCCTGTATACTGCAG CCAAGTGCTTGTCCAGCATGTCACAATCCTAGCGCCCCTGAATTCACCGAACACTGATGGCATTGATCCAG ATTCGTCCACAAATGTCTGCATTGATCATTGTTATGTCAGAAATGGAGATGATGTTATTGTCATAAAAAGTGGGTGGGATGAGTATGGCATTTCCTTTGCTCGTCCTAGCACAAACATCAGTATCAGCAACATCACAGGAGAGACAAGGGGTGGTGCAGGGATTGCCTTTGGAAGTGAGATGTCAGGTGGCATATCCGAAGTCCGGGCTGAGGGTCTCCGCATTGTCAACTCAATGCATGGGATCAGAATCAAGACCGCTCCAGGGCGTGGAGGGTATGTGAAGAACGTGTACATATCTGATGTGAGCATGGACAATGTTTCGATGGCCATCAGGATCACCGGAAACTTTGGTGAACATCCTGATGACAAATATGATAGAAATGCTCTCCCAATGATAAGCAATATTACAATCGAAAATGTGGTTGGCGTCAATGTTGGTGTCGCTGGCATCTTGGAAGGAATTGAGGGGGACAACTTCAGCAGCATTTGCCTGTCCAATGTTTCCCTCAGTGTACAGTCTATGCATCCCTGGAATTGTTCGCTTATCGAAGGTTATTCGAACTCTGTGATCCCAGAGTCATGTGAGCAACTCAGAACAGATTGTGGACAGACACCAATTTGCTATGATGGTGGAAGTTCTTCAGCAATACATGCACAGGCAGCCAGACATAGATTGTCGAGTGCCAGCAGATTGCTAAATCCTTTACTGAAGTTGGCGATGCTGTAG